Part of the Kineococcus aurantiacus genome, GCGACGCCGGGACGGGGACCTCGACGAGCTCGAGGAGCTTCTCGAGCACCTTGTCGCGCGCCTGCAGGCCCTGCTCGAACTTCTTGGACTGCTCGACCTGCTTGAGCAGGTCCGCCTTCAGCTCCTCCAGCGTGTCGAACTCGCTGGCGAGCTGGGCGAAGTCGTCGTCGGCCTCGGGCAGCTGACGCTCCTTGACCGACTGCACGGTCACGGTGATGGAGGCGTCCTCGCCCTTGCGGTCCCCACCGGCCAGCGGCGCGGTGAAGGTCGCGGTGCCCTCGGCGGAGACACCCGTCAGGGCCTCGTCCAGGCCCTCGATCATGTTGCCCTGGCCGATGCGGTAGCTGATGCCCTTGGCCGTCTCGATCTCCTCGCCGTCGATCTCGGCGTGCAGGTCGATGGAGACGAAGTCGCCGTCGGCGGCCGGGCGGTCGACGCCCACGAGGGTGCCGAAGCGCTCGCGCAGCGCGGTCAGGCGGGTCTCGACCTCCTCGGCCGGCACGTCGAGGTCCTCGACGGTCACCGTCACCGTGGACAGGTCGGGCAGCTCGAGCGTGGGCCGGACGTCGACCTCGACGGAGAACTTCAGGTCCCCGCCCTTGGCCGGGTCCGGGGCCTGGGAGACGTCGACCGTGGGCTGGCCCAGCGGCAGGAAGTCCGAGGCCTCCACGGCCTGCTGGTAGAACTTCGGCAGCGCGTCGTTGACGGCCTCCTCGAGCACGACGGCCCGCCCGAAGCGCTGGTCGATGACGCGCGGGGGCACCTTGCCCTGGCGGAAGCCGGGGACCTGGACCTGACCGCCGATCGTCTTGTAGGCCTTGTCGAGACTGGGCTTCAGCTCGTCGTAGCCGACCTCGACGGTGAACTTGACCCGGGTCGGGTTGAGGGTCTCGACGTCGCTCTTCACAGCGGGGATCTCCTGGGGTCTCTCCGCCGGTGCGGAGGTCGTGGTCAGGCGTGCGGCACGCCGGGGCAGCCCCGACGCACCGCGAAAGCGTAGCCGTCCGCGCCGGGGCTCTTCACTCGCACGACCGCCGCACGTGCAGGCGGACGCGTGTCCGTCGGGGTACCCGGATTCGAACCGGGGGCCTTCCGCTCCCAAAGCGGACGCGCTACCAAGCTGCGCCACACCCCGCGCGCCACCCGCGGGCGGCACGGGGAGAGGCTACCGCCCCGGCACCCGCTACGATGGTCACCGAGGGTCGCGCGCTGAGCCGGCCCTCACGCGGGTGTAGCTCAATGGTAGAGCCCTAGTCTTCCAAACTAGCTACGCGGGTTCGATTCCCGTCGCCCGCTCCAGTAAGGCCGCAGGTCAGAGGCCGGTTCGCTCCTGAAGGGCGAACCGGCCTCCCCCCACAATGACCCGCCACAGACCCCCAATGACCACGACTTAGGTCATGCGGAGGTCACGCCGAGGGCGTCGTGGGGACACTCGGTCGCTTGACCCTGGTGGGCTACTTGCGCTCCTGCTCGCGTCTCACGATGCCGACCAACCTGCGGTGACCTCGCCCACTCACCCGGACGACCGTGGACGTACCAAGGCAGACGCTCTCGCCGATGGCGGCGGCACCGTACGAGACCTCCCGCGGCGCGCAGAGACGGCACTGCCCTCGCCCGCTCGGTCCCAGTCATCCCGGCAGGCCGCGACGCGCAACACGGCACTGCGACGGAGCAGTCCTTGGACGCCATTGGAGGATCGCGAGCTACAGGACTGCACCACCGACGATGATCTTGAACGCTTTGCTTACCGCTGGCAACGAACTTTCAACGCCGTGGAACAACGCCGACGGCGCCCAAGACCCAAGGGCGCAGTGCGGTGTGGGACCGGTTGGGTGTGACCGACAGCTCTGGTTCGCCTCCCCCGACAGGTCGCCGTCCGCCTCCGGTACCGAGTGTCCGAGGCAGGCCCTAGAGTCCTTGCCAAGTCAGATGGAGGAGACCCGTGTCGACGGCCAGCAGCTTCGCGGTCCAAGCGCCGGTGTTGCGCTGGGCGCGTGAGACGGCGCGGATCGATCAGCAGACTGCCGCTGCCCGCCTAGGCGTGAAGCTGAATCGCGTCGAGCAGTGGGAGGCGGGCCAGGCCACCCCCACCTTGAACCAGCTTCGCAAGATGAGCGACGTCTACGAACGCCCCCTTGCCGCCTTCTTCATGCGTGAACTCCCCGACGTGCCCGAACCCTCCCGACTGCCAGACTTTCGGCGATCAGAGACTCGGGAAGGCATCGATCCGGCTCCGCTACAGAAGGCCATTTCCCGCGCCTACCGGCAACGCGATGCCCTCATCGATATTCTTGAGGCGACGGACGGGAATGCAGAGTCCGGGTACGCGGCGTTCGAGCTGGACCCGGAGTCCTCTGCCGAGGAAATCAGCGTCGAGCTGCGCACTGCTCTTGACCTAGATTCAATCCCCCGCGCCACCGTGCTCCGCCCGGAAGAATACGCGCGCACCCTAATCCGCAGAGCCGAGGCTCTCGGTATCACCGTCATTCAGACGCAGCGCGTTGACGCTCGCTTGATGCGGGGGTTCTCCATAGCGGATGGACCGTGCCCGATTATCGCGCTCAACGGTGCGGACTGGCCCCGCGGCAAAATTTACACCCTCATTCACGAGCTGGCTCATGTCGGATTCAGAACGAGCGGCCTCTGCGATCTGCAGCACGAGGACGACGGCGACCTTGAGCGCAAGTGCGAGCAGATTGCCGCCGCAACCCTCATGCCAAAGGATCAATTCCTCAGCCTGATCGATCTTCCCGATTCACGGGCTCTAGACACGGACACCGCCCGAGCCATCGGAAGTCAATTCGGAGTGAGCGGCGAGGCGGCTGTGCTCCGGACGATCGAGCTCGGTCTAGCGGAATGGGACGACTATTGGCGACTCAAGCCTGAATTCGACGCCGCTTACCGAGCTTTCCGCACGGAACAACGAGAGGCGCGGGAGGGGAAAGATCCTCCACCGATCTTCTATCAGCTCAAGGCTCGCGACTTGGGTCGCCGCTTCATTACCCGAGTGGTCGAGGCGCACCGCGATGAAGCCATCAGTTCCCGCGACGTCTCGCAGTTGCTGGAGGTCTCCTACGACAAAGTACCCAAGCTGCTGTCTGTAATCGGGGAGGCTCCAGCGTGAGTGCAGTCCCGCGGATTTACTCATTCGACACGAGTGGGCTCATCGACGGAATCGAGCGCTTCTACCCGATCGGCAACTTCCCTGGCGTATGGGAACACGTGGACGACCTCATCGCCGCGGGGCGCCTTCTGGTCTCGGAAGAGGCTTGGGCCGAGGCGCTACGAGCGGATGCCCCTCTCAAGTCATGGTGCCTGGAACCTGGCATGAACAGGGAAGCTTGCATCCGCGAAACGGATGCAGCGGTCGCGACTATCGCGGGTTCGATTACTAACGATTTCCCGAAATGGGCTCAGCAGGGTCGCAAGAATGGTGCTGACCCATTCGTCATCGCGGTCGCTGAGGTCGATGCGTGCACCGTCATCACGGGAGAGACCAACGGTGGACCTGGGCGACCGAAGATCCCTTACGTGTGTGGGCAGCGGAACGTCGACTACGGCAAGTTCGTGGACATGGTCCGTTACGAGGGGTGGGTACTACACCGGTAGGCGTCACCCCCCGACCCGCAAGACCGGTTGAGGACACGGGTGGGGGGACGTTGACGTCCGAGCCGGGTCAGGACGAAAGAGCGACCTTGACCACGGCAGCGGCGTGCGGCCATGCGTAGCCGACGCGCATGGTGGTGCGCACCGCCACGCTGTCCTTGGTGAAGAGCGGGCTGCCGTCGGTCTCGACGCGCACCTCGTCGCGGATGACGACGAACGAGCGGGCGCGGGGGATGCCCCACACGGTCCCGGCCGGCACGGCCGGGGTCACGAACAGCGGCACCCCGAGCACCACGCGCCGGGTCGGCACCGTGGGGTCGCCCGAGAACAGCGGCAGGTTGCTGCCGGTGGCCTGCTTGAGCTTGGCCAGCGCCCGGGCGTCGGCGGGGTTGGCGACGAACGCATCGACGGTCGCGCCGACCCCCTCGGCCTCGGCGAGGGCATCGACGAACGGGTCGACGCTCGACCACGTCTCGCCCGCATCGACGGTCGAGACGCCAGCCACCGCACCGATGCCCGCCTGCACGACGCCTGCGGCGGCAGCGGAGAAGAACCCCGCGTCGAGGCGCTTGGCGATGGCCTCGGCCATGCGGGCGGCGGTGAGGTCGAGCGCGGCGTCGTCGCTGTCCTCGATGGCCTCGCGGGTGATGCTGTCGAGCACCGCGAGCTTGAACGGCACGACGGTGACGGCGTCGGTACCGAGCGAGCTGAACGGGATCTCCTGCCCCTCGGCGACCCCGGCTGCGGTGGGGTCGCTGACGACGAGCGGGAACCGGGTCGACTTGCTCGTCGAGGTGACGACGGTGGAGACCTGCGTGGCGACCGAGCCAGTGGTCACGGGCCGCACGATGGTCGCCTGCACCTGCTCAGGGGTGAGCAGCGGCGCGGCGTTGAGGGTGTTCAAGGGCATGACGGGGGCCTCTCAGCGGGGTGCGTTCGGCGACGTCGTGCTCGACGTGGCCGGTACTGCCCGCACCCCGTGCCTGCCGGTTGGTGCGTGCCCCGCTGGGGCCGTGCGCGCTCGGGGTGGCCGGCACCTGGCCCGCACCACCCCTGCACGACACAGAGTAGTTGGTCGACTACCCGCCGCGCACGGTCTTGCGGACGGCCTGCGCGAACGTCTCGGGCTCACCTCGGGGGATCGGCCGGGTGTACCCGAGGCCGAAGCTCGACGGCCCCGGGGGTAGGTACCGCAGCCCCGGGCGGGCGGCCAGCAGGCCAGCCACCGCCTGCTCGACGGCCCCGGCATCGACGTGCCCGTCGGCGTCGAGCAGGTCGTCGAGGGTCACCTCGCCGTACGTCAGCAGGTCGCCCGCCTGCGCGAGCTTGCCCTCGGCGAGGCGCTCGACCTCGCGACGCTGCAGGTTGGTCACCCGCTCGCGCAGGCCGTCCCGCTCGGCCTCGGCCTCACGGAACGACGCCCGCCACCGGGCAGCCTCGGCGTTGGGGCCTCGGCCGGCGCTCTGCTGGCCCTCGTCCTCGGTGCCCTCGACGGGGTTACCGACCTCGCGGAGGCCCTCGGCCACGAGGTAGTCGTCGAGGCCCTCGGTGGAGGCCGGGTCGAACGTCTCGTCGGGCCCGGGCTGCGGGTCGGTGGTGGTGGTCGTGGGGATGCTCATGCGGGGTTGTCCTCTCGGTGGTCGTGCCCCTCGTCGCGGGCCTCGGTGGTGGTGTCCTGCGGGCGCGGCGCGAACGCCAGGACCGGGTCGACGGCCTGCAGCGCGGGGTACCGGCGCGGGGCGGCGGTGCGCGGGGACGCCTTGCTCTCCTTGGCGTCCGCATCGGCGGCGAAGATGCGCAGGCGGGCACGGTCGGTAGCGGTCGCCCCGAGCGCGGCGGTGCGTCGGCGCAGCTCGGCAGCAGCGGACGTGCGCCCCCGCACGAACGCCTCGTACAGAACGGCCGCGACCTCAAGCTCGGCCCACTCGGTCGCGGGCCACGTGGTGGTCAACGGCGAATCGCGCCACGTCGCCCACCACCGCACGGTCGAGGGGTGCCACCCGCCGTCGGGCTCAAGATCGGCTGGCAGGTCTTGCGGGCCAGCCACCGGCAGGTCGACGCGGCGCACGGTGGGGTCGTCCTTGGGTCGCGCCCGTCGGCGCGGGTCGCGGGGTGGGGGGCCGGGCATGGGGTGTCCTCTCGTGGTGCGGTGTGTAGGTCAGGGGGTGGACGGGGGCCGGGAGGGGTCTCTATCCCTCACGCGGGGGCAGCGCCTGAGCGCTCCGGTGATGACGAGGGGGCCGGGGAGAGGTCCCCTTCCCCCCTCACGCGGTCGGTGCGACCGGCGCGGCCGTGGCGATGAGGTGCACCTCGGCGGTGCGCGCGACGGGGTGCGGGTCGAACACCACCTGTCGGCCGAGGCGGTCGAACCACCGCCGCCGCCGCACGCCGGGGCTCGACCACGCGACGAACGTCTCGACCTCGTCGTCGTCCTCGGGCAGGTCGACCCCGGCCGCGCGCAGCAGCGACACCTCGGTGTGAGTCGCTGGCCGGCGCACGACGCCCCCATCGACGAACTCATGGTCGGCGACCTCCCGGGCGTCCTCGGCGTGGCCGTATACGCA contains:
- a CDS encoding ImmA/IrrE family metallo-endopeptidase → MSTASSFAVQAPVLRWARETARIDQQTAAARLGVKLNRVEQWEAGQATPTLNQLRKMSDVYERPLAAFFMRELPDVPEPSRLPDFRRSETREGIDPAPLQKAISRAYRQRDALIDILEATDGNAESGYAAFELDPESSAEEISVELRTALDLDSIPRATVLRPEEYARTLIRRAEALGITVIQTQRVDARLMRGFSIADGPCPIIALNGADWPRGKIYTLIHELAHVGFRTSGLCDLQHEDDGDLERKCEQIAAATLMPKDQFLSLIDLPDSRALDTDTARAIGSQFGVSGEAAVLRTIELGLAEWDDYWRLKPEFDAAYRAFRTEQREAREGKDPPPIFYQLKARDLGRRFITRVVEAHRDEAISSRDVSQLLEVSYDKVPKLLSVIGEAPA
- the tig gene encoding trigger factor, which translates into the protein MKSDVETLNPTRVKFTVEVGYDELKPSLDKAYKTIGGQVQVPGFRQGKVPPRVIDQRFGRAVVLEEAVNDALPKFYQQAVEASDFLPLGQPTVDVSQAPDPAKGGDLKFSVEVDVRPTLELPDLSTVTVTVEDLDVPAEEVETRLTALRERFGTLVGVDRPAADGDFVSIDLHAEIDGEEIETAKGISYRIGQGNMIEGLDEALTGVSAEGTATFTAPLAGGDRKGEDASITVTVQSVKERQLPEADDDFAQLASEFDTLEELKADLLKQVEQSKKFEQGLQARDKVLEKLLELVEVPVPASLVEAEIHAHLERENRLEDAEHRAEIQESTEQAIRSQLLLDALAEREEIGVEQGELIEYLVGQSQQYGMDPNQFVQMVDGAGQVPAMVSEVRRRKALAVAMEQATVTDASGNPVDLEELVGGEDGAEGTDEDATEGATEGTDEGTQGTGEAVENPGSEAGATVDPTGEDEAAAAQEVGQDPSKG
- a CDS encoding DUF4411 family protein, giving the protein MSAVPRIYSFDTSGLIDGIERFYPIGNFPGVWEHVDDLIAAGRLLVSEEAWAEALRADAPLKSWCLEPGMNREACIRETDAAVATIAGSITNDFPKWAQQGRKNGADPFVIAVAEVDACTVITGETNGGPGRPKIPYVCGQRNVDYGKFVDMVRYEGWVLHR
- a CDS encoding phage major capsid protein, translated to MPLNTLNAAPLLTPEQVQATIVRPVTTGSVATQVSTVVTSTSKSTRFPLVVSDPTAAGVAEGQEIPFSSLGTDAVTVVPFKLAVLDSITREAIEDSDDAALDLTAARMAEAIAKRLDAGFFSAAAAGVVQAGIGAVAGVSTVDAGETWSSVDPFVDALAEAEGVGATVDAFVANPADARALAKLKQATGSNLPLFSGDPTVPTRRVVLGVPLFVTPAVPAGTVWGIPRARSFVVIRDEVRVETDGSPLFTKDSVAVRTTMRVGYAWPHAAAVVKVALSS